A region of the Leishmania panamensis strain MHOM/PA/94/PSC-1 chromosome 21 sequence genome:
TTGGGCTACCAAACAACAAAATCGCCTCCACCGAGTGCACACCGTCTTCTCCACTCTTTTCACGTGAGTGTGCTCGTtcaagggaggggggaggaggaggcgaaggaggcgcccccccttcccacagccccccctcactctcgCTTCGTTGTCCCCATGTATGTTGGAGTGTTGCCGCTGTGTGAGAGCAGGGGCAGCACGAGCAAGCGCGTGCGTGACGTGCAGGTTCGCAGCGCACGCCCGATGCGCAGTGAAAAGGTTTAGAAGAGCACGGAGAGGCAGTCAgggctctctcttttgtgctctctctgtgtgtgggctgGTGTGCTCGGCGTGGTCTTCagtaggagagggagaaggtgagaggagcagcggcggcggtggtcagATTGGTGGTTGTGCTCTGATGAGAGAAGACAATGCGCCTGTAGTATCAATCAATGGTTTAGCACCCTTTCCTTTGTCTAGGAGAGTCACTTGATGGACAGAGCTGATATGAGGTCTACAGGTgtatatgcgtgtgtgcgtgtgtgtatgtgggtaCAAACTTCTCTCATTCACGACCACCTGTGCACCCGCGCTTGTCACTTCCCCCCTGCCACTTTCACTCGCCGTCTCCatcgcgcgcgctctcctgtCTCTGTTCTAGCATCACCCTACTACTGTTGCGCATGTCCTACGTAGGGTTCACACAACGGGTGGAGAAGgcctctctccgctcccCGGTTGCCGCACTCCCcgactccccctccccctaccgTTGGAGCACCAACGCTTGAGCGGAGGGCTGCGtgctctttttgttttttcttctgcgcgggtcgtgctgctcgccgcagcgcagtcatatcgtctttgccttcctctcactttctcctTTGACTGGtgctccccctttcccccctccctccctccctaccaccaccaccaccaccgcagctaCTTTCAttctcccctcacccccctcctttaAGCCTCTGCTTAGGAGGTACTATGCGGCTTCGCCTTCCCTCCTAACCGATAGTACGTTTGCCCATGAGCGCCCCCAAGGCATCGCCGCGCCGTGATGGCCATAATGGCAAATCCGGCAACAACAGGTTCGgtggcgccactgctgcgagaggcggcggcgacattCGCTTGGCCTATCATCCAGTTCATAATCTGCCGTTTCTTCAGGAGCTACTGCGGCCGTCTGCGGCTAGTCGCAttgccgctgtggcgcgcACCATCCACGTGGACGACGACACTGGCTCTGCATCCGGTGCCGTTGGTAGGCAGCTACCGTCGTACGCCAGCGCACGCGGCTGGTTCGGCACCGCCCCGTCCTCGTCCGTGCCCGGCGCCGCATCATCGCTTTcccctccgccacctccgtcgTACGAGTTCTCCATGCCGCCCCACCAGCCGATCGGCAAGAGCCCGGGAACAACGCCGTTTGCAGAGGCTACTAGCGCCACACCCCCGAGAGCCAACAGCCTCGCCTCAACAGCGATGCCCGTCCCACCCCTGCCACTTGTGCTGGAGTGCACGATGCAGCTGACCGGCATGTTGACCCAGTGGCGTGTGAGCAACGAGGGTAAACGACGtcgtccaccaccactccctcTCGCCCCAACACTCCCCTCCTCGTACAACCCACCTACTGGGCAGGGCAACGGAGGCAGTGCCGTGTCCCCAacgacagcggtgcgcgGCGGTGGGAGTGCGGTGCAGCCGCTAATGCCCGTTCCACAGTCAGTCGGTGACGGTAGTGCCACCGCCCCGCCACCGGCCCGCCCTTCGGCGCAGCGTGTCCTGCAGATGATGGACTTGGTTCTGTGGTACTGCCTGTCCACCGCTGAGGATGCGGGGCTGGCGACCAGCGGTCGCTCATGCGGGACGAGCGGCTTTGCGACCCCGGCACATCCCGGTGGTGCCGTCACCGCGGCTGGAGCGGTCTTCCATCAGGGTCTGGCCGgcgggagcagcagcccgtTTGGCcttcgtggcggcggtggcggccggaCAGGCAGCGCCTCAGTTGCTGGTGGGCGTCTAGGCTCCGTTGGAcgaagcggcagctgcagcccggACCCCCAGGCTGCGCAGGACTGGCTGGACGGCCGCATGTCTTCCACGTGTTCGACTGCCGGAACGCCGACCATCACCATTACAGATGACCAGTTGGCAGAACGGCTTTTCCGTCCTGCTGTGGATGCCGTTGTACTCCTGCAAGGACCGCGCgaccagctgctgcctccctcaTCGTCAGCTTCATCGTTATCGCGCGCCCAGAGTATGGGTAAGGCAAACCACATCGACAGCAGTGCCGTCACCGACGTTTCGGGCGCAAGAAGTGGCCCAATACAACCACCTGCTGAGGCCGCCactgacgacgacgacgccacagcggtggagctgcagacgatggcgctgtggaccctggctgctgctcttgtgcGCTTTGCCGATGCCCCATTCAACGCCACCGTCTTCCTCCCTGTGTTATTCCCGCAGGTGGACGTGCGCAGCCTggctggcgcagcggtgcggcacCCTCTTCtgcaccctctcctccacggGGACCCACACAATACTTCGCTTCgatgtggtgcagcagcggctctgaCGGCGCTTCTGCACAAGCTTCGGCCTACGCTTCAGTACGCCGAGGAGCCACAGCAGGGCCGCCAAGCagcctttctctcccttgctgCCCAGTGTGGCACGATGTTGGCTTCACTTCACGAGAGCCTGTGGTGGGGGCTGGACCAGTTACAGCAGCGGGAGCCACAGAGCGCCGGTGCGGACTCTGTGGCATCGGCTCCGtcgtcagcagctgccatGCCGCTCCTCAGCACGTACGCGACGGTTGTGGCGGTCACGCCGTACCACCGTTGCTTTCGCTCACGCGTGGTCGTCCTGCAGACACTGCAGCTCCCCGTGATGCACTTCTTCCTCGCCCACGACGAGGCTGGCGCGTTCATGCCAGCGACTCAGCTCGTGTCAAGCATCTTGAAGAATGAGACGCTGCGCGTTGCGAAGACGCCACTGCCTGCGACGGCTGAGTCGCGGGCTGCGGAGCAGGGTCACGGCAAGGACTGTGAAATCCCAGACACGGGAGGCGACCGTAATGTCATTGCTGCGAACTTCCTTCCGGCGTTGCTGAGCCACGCCGATACCCGAGTCGAGGTATGGCGCTGCATGGTGCCCCTCTCTCGGCTGTATCCGCGTCTGGTGCACAACGAGTTTGAGGCGTTGATGGCTGCCTCGGTGAAGGTGGTGTCGACGCTCATGGCGTGGGAGGTCGCTGAGgtagcagcggaggcggctgcAATGGCGACCGCCTCTGCTGTCGTGGAGGCTGAGAGTGATGCTACTTCGAGCCGGCAGTGGGCTGCGCCGTCCGCATCCGCTACGCTGGCACGCCCTGCGCAGCCCACTGCcgagggcggcggcaacagtgCCAAGGAGCCTAGCGTACCGCCACCGATGtacagggaggagggcagtgCTGGTCTGGATGCTGGCACTgcgtcgccgttgccgcagcgcagccacgtGCCAACATCCTCACTCGACGCCTTCGCGGAATGCCTGCGCACGTGGTTGCACTACATGGGCTACATATGGAAGGCGTTCGACGATAACGCCAGCGACCCAGCGCAGCGACCGGAGGGGCAGCTGTACCGAGCCACGCTGGCGCAcaagcagcgcatccacgAGGAGTTGCTGCGGCCTGCGATGCGGCTGCGTCGATGCGGTGGGGACGTGCGCACGATGACGCTTCGGTGTATTGCGCAGATCGGTAACGACTACGTCTCCACCGTGGCGGACCGCAGCTTGTGCGAGGAGTTTGTGTCGTATGTGCAGTCCTCAGCAGCGGATGCGCAGCCGCGGGTGCGCGGGGAGGCCCTGACCACTTTGGGTGTGTGGCTCTGGCAATACACCTCCATGGACGGCTTTGTCTTCATCGCGATCGACAGTGCCGTGCACGTACTTACGGCAGACCCCAACCCGGTGGTGCGCACCAAGGCGGCCTTTGCGCTTTCCAACGTGACAGGGCGGCTGTCAGAGGGGTCGTGCGCGGTGGTGCGCGACTCACCGGACTACATCGCGACACTCTGCGGCACCGCAATGCACGCGGTTGTGATCGACACGGAGAGCGGCGTGCAAGGCCACGGCATCCGCATGATGAACCACCTTCTCCAGGTCCTCACCTTCGAGGAACTGATtagcgaggtggaggagtttGAGGAGGGCGTTGCAGAGGGCTTCCTGCGCGTTTTGCTGGAGTGCCTGCGTGCCAAGACGCGTGGCAGCCACGACAACGAGCAAGAAAGCGGTGACAGAGGCCGAggaagtggtggtgacggcgtagctcctctgcgctgtgccGCTCCACATGAGGCGAAGCACCGCTGGAACGCGGCGTGCGCTCTCGGCATGGGGCTTGCCCGGGAGGTGGTATTCGAAGCGGAGCCCAAGTACGCCGTGGAGGCTGTCGAGGCGCTCTGCACCGCTGTAGTGCGCGACCACATCTTCAAGGTGCGCACTCAGGCTGCCAGGGCCCTTGGTCGCATACCGGGCCACTGCTTGAGCGGCACCTACACGGCGACGGACATGACATCAACCGTTGTTGACTCTCTCTGCAAGGCGCTGGGGACGGCGACATCTACCGAGAACTTCCGGCAGTACAAGGAGCAGGGCTCACTGCACGATGCTCTGCGCTCTGCTCTGGCGGTCATG
Encoded here:
- a CDS encoding hypothetical protein (TriTrypDB/GeneDB-style sysID: LpmP.21.1040), giving the protein MSAPKASPRRDGHNGKSGNNRFGGATAARGGGDIRLAYHPVHNLPFLQELLRPSAASRIAAVARTIHVDDDTGSASGAVGRQLPSYASARGWFGTAPSSSVPGAASSLSPPPPPSYEFSMPPHQPIGKSPGTTPFAEATSATPPRANSLASTAMPVPPLPLVLECTMQLTGMLTQWRVSNEGKRRRPPPLPLAPTLPSSYNPPTGQGNGGSAVSPTTAVRGGGSAVQPLMPVPQSVGDGSATAPPPARPSAQRVLQMMDLVLWYCLSTAEDAGLATSGRSCGTSGFATPAHPGGAVTAAGAVFHQGLAGGSSSPFGLRGGGGGRTGSASVAGGRLGSVGRSGSCSPDPQAAQDWLDGRMSSTCSTAGTPTITITDDQLAERLFRPAVDAVVLLQGPRDQLLPPSSSASSLSRAQSMGKANHIDSSAVTDVSGARSGPIQPPAEAATDDDDATAVELQTMALWTLAAALVRFADAPFNATVFLPVLFPQVDVRSLAGAAVRHPLLHPLLHGDPHNTSLRCGAAAALTALLHKLRPTLQYAEEPQQGRQAAFLSLAAQCGTMLASLHESLWWGLDQLQQREPQSAGADSVASAPSSAAAMPLLSTYATVVAVTPYHRCFRSRVVVLQTLQLPVMHFFLAHDEAGAFMPATQLVSSILKNETLRVAKTPLPATAESRAAEQGHGKDCEIPDTGGDRNVIAANFLPALLSHADTRVEVWRCMVPLSRLYPRLVHNEFEALMAASVKVVSTLMAWEVAEVAAEAAAMATASAVVEAESDATSSRQWAAPSASATLARPAQPTAEGGGNSAKEPSVPPPMYREEGSAGLDAGTASPLPQRSHVPTSSLDAFAECLRTWLHYMGYIWKAFDDNASDPAQRPEGQLYRATLAHKQRIHEELLRPAMRLRRCGGDVRTMTLRCIAQIGNDYVSTVADRSLCEEFVSYVQSSAADAQPRVRGEALTTLGVWLWQYTSMDGFVFIAIDSAVHVLTADPNPVVRTKAAFALSNVTGRLSEGSCAVVRDSPDYIATLCGTAMHAVVIDTESGVQGHGIRMMNHLLQVLTFEELISEVEEFEEGVAEGFLRVLLECLRAKTRGSHDNEQESGDRGRGSGGDGVAPLRCAAPHEAKHRWNAACALGMGLAREVVFEAEPKYAVEAVEALCTAVVRDHIFKVRTQAARALGRIPGHCLSGTYTATDMTSTVVDSLCKALGTATSTENFRQYKEQGSLHDALRSALAVMMTSATPSNELEKVFTSHMKLLQKEGLL